In one window of Nicotiana tabacum cultivar K326 chromosome 12, ASM71507v2, whole genome shotgun sequence DNA:
- the LOC142167289 gene encoding uncharacterized protein LOC142167289: protein MIQHLDKNYIDPIKVNVHNEPAYCFHVDEEPDGEQWYCDIKRYLKTRDYPEGATNTEKRKLRRLANHFFLNGEILYRRTPDLGLLRYVDAKRATKLIEEIHTRTCGPHMNSFTLAKKILRACYFWMTMEADRIRFVQKCHKYQIHGDLIRVPPNELNVTSSPWPFAAWGMDVIGPIEPATSNGNRFILVAID, encoded by the coding sequence ATGATTCAACATTTAGATAAGAACTACATAGACCCCATCAAGGTGAATGTGCATAATGAGCCTGCTTATTGTTTCCATGTGGATGAAGAGCCAGATGGAGAACAATGGTATTGTGACATTAAGAGGTATCTCAAGACAAGAGACTACCCTGAAGGAGCAACCAACACCGAGAAGCGAAAGCTTAGAAGATTGGCGAATCACTTTTTCCTAAATGGTgaaatcctatataggaggacccCTGATTTAGGACTGTTGAGGTACGTAGATGCCAAAAGAGCAACCAAGCTAATTGAAGAGATACACACAAGAACATGTGGGCCTCACATGAATAGTTTTactttggcaaagaaaattctgcGAGCATGTTACTTTTGGATGACGATGGAAGCAGATAGAATTCGTTTTGTACAGAAATGTCATAAGTATCAGATTCACGGTGATTTGATTCGAGTCCCGCCGAATGAACTCAATGTGACGAGTTCTCCTTGGCCATTTGcagcttggggcatggatgtcattggccCTATTGAGCCTGCCACATCGAATGGGAATagatttatcttggtagctattgATTAG